One segment of Bradyrhizobium sp. CB2312 DNA contains the following:
- a CDS encoding IS5 family transposase has translation MSHPRDDRQDDLFRPSLEKIINLRHPLVRLAAEIDWDFLAGRFSSVCRLGPGQPPLPTRLVAGLFILKHMHNLSDEALCDRWVENPYFQHFCGEVVFRHDLPFDCSSLTRWRQRLGEEQIAALLQESLSVAHRTGAIETKDLERLVVDTTVQEKAIAHPSDARLMHRAIEKLVGLAKRESVELRQSYLRVARRAAIMVGRYTHAHQFKRARRELKFLRTRLGRIIRDIRRKIEGDPALEDRFGPLLDLAHRVRHQEQRQRGPKVYSLHAPEVECIGKGKARAPYEFGCKVSIATPATAPKGGQFVLHAKALHGNPYDGHTLGPVIADLEKLTGVAARRIHGDKGYRGHNYPDRFKVWISGQVRRVTKAIRREMRRRAAVEPVIGHLKDDHRMRRNHLKGRDGDRTNAVLAAAGYNFSLLRRWLTELLCGLLWMLCRHLSQSHLA, from the coding sequence ATGAGCCATCCGCGCGACGATCGTCAGGACGATCTGTTTCGTCCATCTCTGGAGAAGATCATCAACCTTCGCCATCCGTTGGTGCGTCTGGCGGCGGAGATCGATTGGGACTTCCTGGCGGGACGCTTCAGTTCGGTCTGTCGCCTCGGGCCGGGGCAGCCACCGTTGCCGACACGATTGGTAGCCGGACTATTCATCCTCAAGCACATGCACAATCTCTCTGACGAGGCGCTGTGCGACAGGTGGGTCGAGAACCCGTATTTTCAGCATTTCTGCGGCGAGGTGGTGTTCCGGCACGACTTGCCATTCGATTGCTCGTCGCTGACCCGCTGGCGCCAGCGGCTGGGTGAGGAGCAGATCGCCGCGCTGTTGCAAGAAAGCCTCTCGGTGGCGCATCGAACTGGGGCAATCGAGACCAAAGATCTCGAGCGGCTCGTTGTGGATACCACCGTACAGGAGAAGGCGATCGCGCATCCGAGCGATGCACGGCTCATGCACCGGGCGATCGAGAAGCTGGTCGGTTTGGCCAAACGCGAGAGCGTCGAACTGCGCCAAAGCTATCTGCGCGTGGCCAGGCGCGCCGCCATCATGGTGGGACGCTACACGCATGCCCACCAGTTCAAGCGTGCCCGGCGAGAGCTCAAATTCCTGCGCACCCGGCTTGGCCGCATCATCCGTGACATCAGACGCAAGATCGAGGGCGACCCTGCGCTTGAGGATCGCTTTGGTCCGCTGCTCGATCTCGCCCACCGGGTTCGCCATCAAGAGCAGCGTCAGCGCGGTCCCAAGGTCTACTCGTTGCACGCCCCCGAGGTGGAGTGCATCGGCAAAGGCAAGGCCCGGGCACCTTACGAATTTGGCTGCAAAGTCTCGATTGCCACGCCTGCCACCGCGCCCAAAGGCGGGCAGTTCGTATTGCATGCCAAGGCCCTGCACGGCAATCCCTATGACGGCCACACGCTCGGTCCCGTCATCGCCGACCTCGAAAAGCTCACTGGTGTTGCAGCGCGCCGCATCCACGGCGACAAGGGCTACCGCGGCCACAACTATCCTGACCGGTTCAAGGTCTGGATCAGTGGCCAGGTTCGCCGTGTCACCAAAGCCATCCGCCGCGAGATGCGGCGTCGCGCCGCCGTCGAGCCTGTGATCGGCCATCTCAAGGACGACCACCGAATGCGCCGTAACCATCTCAAGGGTCGCGACGGCGACCGCACCAACGCCGTGCTCGCCGCCGCCGGCTACAACTTCAGCCTGCTCCGCCGCTGGCTCACCGAACTTTTATGCGGCCTGTTATGGATGCTCTGTCGCCACCTATCGCAATCACACCTTGCGTAA
- a CDS encoding TlpA disulfide reductase family protein translates to MENWLRGEPLTSFQPGKVYIVEFWATWCGPCAAVMPHLVQLQEKYKDSGLELLGVAAYEQAPTADEARTSLDAWLTDKFSNLNFRIGFDSTGEMNKLWMDSSFSIGIPTSFVVDRDGHIAFIGLPRQLDDVLPKVLNGSWRTSDEAKAADTERIETGRREMDEMTRERALTEPILAAMKAEDWAKAVSAVEEALAVMPDELDFRGRHADLLLHKLRNMQTGLPVMRQFARDAIDKNNEVWMEEALRQLFNPANDNSHVPSAERFAMGKELSEHILALDPPHRDGGSSGCLMGRSRSIIMRAATRIAQSNWSRWH, encoded by the coding sequence GTGGAGAACTGGCTGCGAGGCGAGCCCCTCACGAGCTTCCAGCCCGGGAAGGTGTACATCGTCGAATTTTGGGCAACTTGGTGCGGACCATGTGCGGCAGTGATGCCTCATCTAGTACAGCTGCAAGAGAAATACAAAGACAGCGGACTTGAGCTGCTCGGCGTCGCAGCTTACGAACAAGCTCCAACGGCGGACGAGGCCCGAACAAGCTTGGACGCGTGGTTGACCGACAAGTTCTCGAACCTGAACTTTCGGATCGGGTTCGACTCCACAGGCGAAATGAACAAGCTTTGGATGGATTCCAGCTTTTCTATCGGGATTCCCACCTCGTTCGTCGTTGACCGTGACGGCCACATCGCCTTTATCGGTCTTCCGAGGCAGCTCGATGACGTCTTGCCGAAAGTTCTTAACGGCAGCTGGCGGACCAGCGATGAAGCTAAAGCCGCCGACACAGAGCGGATCGAAACCGGACGACGCGAAATGGACGAAATGACGCGCGAGCGGGCGTTGACTGAGCCGATTCTCGCCGCGATGAAGGCGGAGGATTGGGCAAAGGCGGTTTCGGCGGTCGAAGAGGCCCTCGCGGTGATGCCGGACGAGCTCGACTTCCGCGGGCGCCATGCGGATCTGTTGCTTCACAAACTGCGCAACATGCAGACCGGCTTGCCGGTTATGAGGCAATTCGCTCGCGACGCGATCGACAAAAACAATGAGGTGTGGATGGAAGAGGCGCTGCGCCAACTCTTCAATCCGGCGAATGACAACTCCCACGTCCCGTCTGCCGAGCGCTTTGCGATGGGCAAAGAGTTGTCCGAACACATTCTTGCGCTGGATCCTCCGCACCGGGACGGTGGCTCAAGTGGCTGTCTTATGGGGCGGTCGCGCAGTATTATTATGAGAGCGGCAACAAGGATCGCGCAATCGAATTGGTCGAGGTGGCATTGA
- a CDS encoding trehalose-6-phosphate synthase — translation MLSNTDALLLLQGLNREKLAVDVDRLDYTKGLDNRVRAIDHLLNGESRSISLLQIATTSRSGIKSYDDYQSDIAALVEDVNARHGADGWRPIRHERSLRFRLCSPPSTAPHVSRW, via the coding sequence ATGCTGTCGAATACCGATGCCTTGTTGCTATTGCAAGGTCTCAATCGTGAGAAACTTGCCGTCGACGTCGACCGGCTTGACTACACCAAGGGTCTCGACAATCGCGTTCGGGCAATCGATCACCTTCTGAACGGGGAATCGCGCAGCATTTCGCTTTTGCAGATCGCGACCACCTCACGATCCGGCATCAAGAGCTACGATGACTATCAGAGCGATATCGCGGCTCTTGTCGAGGACGTCAACGCTCGGCATGGCGCGGACGGCTGGAGGCCGATCCGCCACGAACGAAGCCTCAGATTCAGGCTGTGCTCGCCGCCCTCTACCGCGCCGCACGTGTCACGTTGGTAA